The following are encoded in a window of Candidatus Jordarchaeales archaeon genomic DNA:
- a CDS encoding ZIP family metal transporter, which yields MFSHQLTLAGAAVNAASAGLLTWFLTALGALAVFLFKRVSERVLSGMLGLAAGVMVSASFWSLLAPSVELVGAGNQWIPAVVGFLLGGALIRLLDAVIPHIHLGLEKSEGRSVTWSRSVLLIMAVTLHNIPEGLAVGVTFGAVTVTLNTAFLYMSLGAWELAFTTLSHGTSLSSAVALAVGIGLQNMPEGFAISMPLRAEGFSTLRSAFYGQLSAVVEPISAVVGAVAVLSVTQLMPYIMSFAAGAMIFVSVEELIPESQKNPDLATASFMTGFAAMMLLDVAFTV from the coding sequence GTGTTTTCACACCAGTTGACGCTTGCGGGAGCCGCTGTGAACGCTGCGTCGGCGGGGCTCCTTACATGGTTTTTGACCGCCCTAGGCGCGCTCGCGGTTTTCCTCTTTAAAAGGGTTTCCGAGAGAGTTTTGAGTGGGATGCTTGGGCTTGCCGCGGGGGTCATGGTTTCAGCCAGCTTCTGGTCCCTACTAGCCCCCTCAGTTGAACTGGTGGGCGCGGGGAACCAGTGGATTCCGGCTGTGGTGGGCTTCCTCTTGGGGGGCGCGTTGATAAGGCTACTCGACGCCGTTATACCTCACATTCACCTAGGCTTGGAGAAAAGCGAGGGCCGGAGCGTCACGTGGAGTCGAAGCGTTCTGCTCATAATGGCGGTAACATTGCACAACATTCCAGAGGGGCTCGCTGTAGGGGTTACCTTCGGAGCTGTGACCGTTACACTTAACACCGCCTTCCTCTACATGTCCCTGGGAGCGTGGGAGTTAGCCTTCACCACTCTAAGTCACGGGACAAGCCTCTCCTCGGCTGTCGCTCTAGCCGTTGGAATAGGGCTTCAAAACATGCCTGAAGGCTTCGCCATATCCATGCCGCTTCGGGCTGAGGGCTTCTCGACGCTAAGGAGCGCGTTCTACGGGCAGCTGTCCGCGGTTGTTGAGCCGATCTCAGCAGTCGTGGGAGCGGTTGCTGTACTTTCCGTAACACAGCTGATGCCCTATATAATGTCCTTTGCGGCTGGGGCAATGATATTCGTCTCTGTCGAGGAGCTTATACCTGAATCACAGAAAAACCCTGACCTTGCCACAGCAAGCTTTATGACAGGCTTCGCGGCCATGATGCTCCTCGACGTCGCTTTCACAGTTTAA